The DNA window AGCGGAATTCATCCGACAATTACACTTCGCCAACTATGTAAATATGGCAAATTAAATCAGACATTATTAATGGAATTATTTATGAGATATCACATAGGAAGAACATATCAATTGCCTTAGGAAAAACGCGAAATAATGCTTAGGTTCTGTTATACTGAATGGTTATcagtttcatttaaatatttttgttacaAATTAACAATTTCTAGACGGACTATtaagattaaataaataattgattttcataaaatatatcaaactATTCATTGTCATTTTAATTCGAAGCgaataaaacttaattattatttaatactgCCCTAATGTTTATTATATTACTTTAAATCATTCGTTTGTAAgcatctaaaataaaaaaatgcatcACTTTTACTAAAATACAGTCagctaaaaattattattttatttaaaatttaagaaataaaaaaatatttttgaaatataataattatgatattgttttattgtatCTTTTATTGTGCTAGTTATTTAATCACAcactaaataaattttccccaTTGCTGATAGTCGAAACTAGCACGTTGATAAGAAGCTAACGCCTATTCTTGCAATATTTTCGCTCAGTGCACAGCTCGTTCAGCAGCTTGCAGCTAATTCATGACAATATTCAGCGGCTTTTGTGGCTTTTATGAGCCTAGCCAACGGGCCAAACCATATGCATGTCATTGCCGTCCGTCCTGTTGCCCCAAATGGCCATCAGCAGCTCATAAGACCGGGGGATTCCGGAGGAGGAGTGGTGGCCAAGTGCCAAAGCAGTTAGTGGCAGCAAAAAATGTGGCCACCGGTGGGTGGGGGGCACATTCAGTATGGGTGCTCGGGCGGAAGCGGAAGTAACAGTGTATGAAACAGACAGATAGCGAAGGCATGCGAGAGGGTCCTTCCGAGGAACAGGAGGAAAATGTGGGGGATctccaggaggaggaggtccAGTAGCTGGGACACCGGGCAACCACAGGTATTGGGTGCACGAGAGCAGAGCACAAAATAGACATGAATAAGAAACGCGCTTCCTAAAGCGTAACGATTCCATCGTTATCGTATTAGGACTGTCAACGCACAGCcccatatatatttattgtgtATATAAATTTGCATTGAAATTGCGGCAGCCAACGGCCAACGAAGTGTGGCAAGCAGATTGGCACAGCCCCGGCATAAATAACTTAGCTCAAGGAGTTGATTGTTTTGGGCAGAAACTGCGGTTGTCTCAGAGTCTTTAATGCCGGCCAATTTGTAAGCCAAACCCATCTGAGGGCCGACATTGACAGACTGTCGGAGCAAGTTAAAAGGGAATTTCGAGGTCAAGAGTTAAGGCCAATTAGAATGTTGGGCCAGGcaaatttccaaataaaaatagttacaAGTTTGGATGTCAAAGGGACTTTGAAGAATtatttaaaggaaatattCTAGTCATGAGTTAAAGTTTAGTAAGAGGAAAGTAAGAGGGAAATATAATACATAAAAagttaaagtattttattttaaaaatgaatataaaattttaattaattttagcaAAGACCACTCAATATTCGTTTTGTAGGTaacttttgaatttaaaacttGAAACATAAATTATTGTGCACATTTCCAATTTTAAAAGTTCCAAAAGAGTTCACACACTAAGAAAACCATTCAAGAAGGATATTCAAATGATGCATAACCATTGGCAAAAAATTGGGGTCGCCGACAGTTAAAATCCGAAAGTTTCGGACCACCGCCCACATCCTGAACCAACCTCCATTGAATGGCTCATTTTTAGAGCTCTCCTTTCACGCTTATCGCGATCCCAGTGGGCTGATTTATAAGCTGACAATTTAGCCACTCAACGACATCCTCGTCTTTCGGCATCCCGCACCCAAGGACACTGTTCATGGCTTCATTATGCTGCGCGGAGAGGGATCAGCAAGGCCAGGCCAAACTATGCGAACCGATGAGATTTCGCTGCGTTTTATTACGCCGCAAAATATATATCTCCGCCCGTTCGGGCCATTATTTATGTTGTGCTAAGCACTTTAGTACATTCTAATGCCTAGGCCGAACTCCAAACTAAAGGAGCCACCAGGAAGAGGACCAAAGAGCGAAGGCCAGAGGCACATGTCGCTGTGGCGGCGATGATGGCGATGCTTCGGCCAAGGGTGGCGGGATGGCAGGATGCGATGATTGGGGAAGGATAGAGGAAATGCCAGCACAAGGACATCGGCGGCTGCACTCGGcaatggcagcggcagcggcaaccAGCACGGCCAGAGACATTGGAACGTGTCTAAAAGCCGTGGAAAGTGCACGTAAACCCGCAAATTGCCGCTAATAGAGTGCAAACAGTTTCGAGCAGGATGTTGCCTTCGAGGAGGAAGCTGCGATTGGTGGAAATTCATTTAAAGCCAGGCCAGCGGAAAATTGCATTCACCGTGAAATCCTTTTGACAGCCGATTAGACGTCGTTCCCACCAAATTGCAAATATCCTGGGAACTCGCGCTGGCGGAATTTCCTACTGAAATATGTCCctttggaaaactattttggCAAGCCCCTCAACGACTTTTCACCCCATTGAAGGATTTTCGAGACAATTTTACGCTCGACACACAAAAAGGGGTTTTGGggccaaaataaatatctttgcAGAATATTCATCCCACCCATATGTGCGGCAACAAGTTTTTGGCCTTAGGAGCAACTTTTGCCTTCGCCGCACACAACTAACTGGAAACTTCAAGCCTGTTGATGAGTTTAGATTTTAAGCGAAGTTGGCTAGTTAGCCCGCTGGCAATCTTGAAACTTCCTGACAGGGTTTCCTTGAGTGCTGtacacgcggcgtatgcgtaactAATTCAGGTGCTCTCGAGTGGTGGGTTTCCCAAAGTTTCCCCTCCGCGAAAAGGAAAAATAGAGAGTGAAAGGGAGAAAGCAGCCAGCAGCTGGTCCGGAACTTTCTCTGTTTTCTTTTACTATCTGGGCTTCACGGGCACTGTTGAGGTTAACATGAAGAGAGAGAAGGAAAAGCTTTCTAATCAAGAGAGGAAAAGCTAAAGGGAAAGTCTTTTCATGTagataaataaactttaaagcTTTGACATAACTTTTATAAGGCTTTAAGCTCCGGATACAACAAATAAGGTTTAATCTAGTAAACTTTAAGCCTCCCGGTTTTTCGGGAAACCAAGGAAACTTTTTTGGTTCACTTTTAAATAATGGTTATAAACTCGGGATTCATGTAGGAGAATCCAATAAAATCATTCTGGTCCAGATTCATCATGAAAAGCTTGTCCGTGGGTGTCAAATCCGTCTTCTCCTTGGTGAAGGCATCATCAAAGTTGCTTATATCCTTGCGGTGTTTctgaaatatttcaaaaaatatcataaaagaatttattagcATTTAATAAAGATTTAGCCTACAATCCTAGGCTTAATGGGTGGCTCCATTTCTCCAGCCTCCGCCTTCTCCCAGTCGATACTCGCGAAGAAAGGATGCGTTGTAATCTCCTGCCTGGCATAGCGTCCTGCGCCCAAGCGATTGTTGGGCTTCTTGGCCAGGAACTTTGGAGgggataaaaatattacaatctCAAATAAAGTTAACCAATCCAACACTAACGCTTGTTATTATATCCATGGCCTCCACGGTGAAGTGTTTTGGAAACACGGCCTTCTTGTCCTTGATATTTCGGAACACGGCATTATCATCGTCTCCTTCGAATGGAGCCTGTCCTGCCATAAACTCGAACAGCAAAACACCAAAGGACCACCAATCAGCAGCGATGGAGTAGGGGTCATAGCTCACAATctatttcaatattataatatattataatctcaTTAGAATAGTAATCTCATTAGAATAGTAAAGTAGGCTACTTACTTCTGGTGCCATGTAGTTGGGAGTGCCGCAGAAGGTTCGCGTAGACTGGCGATCAGTTACGCCCTCTTTGCTTAACCCAAAGTCCACCAGCTTTACATGGCCCTCACCATCCAGTAAAATGTTATCCAGCTTGAGATCCCTGTAGATAATGTCACGATCGTGAAGGAAAAACAAGGCAATGGCCACTTCCACAGCAtagaaacttaaaaaatattacaaaataaatataaataagggATGGATATGTTATATTAACTCACATGGCCACCGACTCCTTGAACCTTCCGTACTGCTGCATGTGATACATAAGATCCCCGCCCTTGCAGTATTCCATGACGAAAAATAGACGATCCATAGTTTGGAAACAGGAGTGCATGGAGACGAGGAATGGAGGACGACCGGACAGAGCCAGGATTCTCTTCTCATTCATGGGCAGCTCCATGTCGTCCGTTTGGATGATGACGTCCTTTCGTAGGACCTTTACGGCGTAGAGCTCATCGGTGCCACGACGTTCGGCCAGCAGGACCTTGCCAAAGGATCCCTTGCCAATTGTTTTCACAAAGTTAAAATCAGCAGCTCGAATCATATCCCGTTTGCTCATATTATGCGGCATGTCCTTGTTGTCCATGCGACGCTTTTCATTGGGGCGACGATCGTGCTGGGAattttagaatattattattaacttgGGGAATGAGGTGATTCAATTTCCCCACCTTAACTTCATCGCGTAGCCGAGCTATATCGTTAAAGGCATCCACACAGGGAATATTATAGTGCTCACCCTCCACTTGGGAGAGAAACTTGTACCAGCCATCAATGGGCTCCTTTTGCAACTCCTCGAGGCTGAACGAGAAGGATCCCATAAAGTCGTTGCGAGAAGTACGATCCCAATCCCAGACCTCGATTAGCAAGCGTTTATCACGATCCTGGGGTTGTAGCTCACTTGTAAatgacaaaataaataattaaactaaaaGGAACAAAAATGTTGATGTATTACAAAGTCATTGTCTCGTTAAAGACCGGATTGAGGTTCTTCTGAATGGTCTTGGTCTTCTTCTTGGTGCGTCCCGATCGATCTGGATGCATTTGCACTGCAATGTAGGGATCGCTGAAGCCATTGGTATCCATGGGAATAAGGTTGGCCGCCTCCTTAACTGCAGCATAAATTTCTCCTCAATAATTGAGTATGTAAGACTTCATCATAAACTTACTATCCACTTTCAAGTTATTGCCCTTCAGCTCCACGTAGATCAGCAGTTTGCCACGCACCTCACTTATGTCCGCTCCGCACATTGGTGGCACTGTCTCCTGGCAAGCCTGGTGCACATTGAGGTTGCAATCTGAAGGATTCGgttaaatatcttaaaaagaATACAGCCTATGTTTCGTTTCCTCAACTCACTCTCGCACTTAACACCCTGATGGGCCACTCCATGGAGCAGCAGGCCACACTCATCGCAGAATGTGGGCGTGGTGTAAGTGGTGGAGATCCAACCGTGCTTCACCTTGGCACAGTCCGCATCGAAGTCCGTGTCCTTTCCAGGACACTTGAACACCACAAACTTACAGCACTTCTGATGGATGTTGAAGCGGCATTCTGAGGAACACACGTTTCACGTTTAAAGTACTATCTAAAGTTCTAAAtttatcaattatttttttataaattttaatttcataaatcGTTCTGAGTTGatatataattattgtttttatttatttcatttatttaaatggctTCCACTGATGCCCAGAGAAATAAAACCCGTAGGACATGGCTGTTATTTCACTAGACGCTGTTGTGCATAAACCATTTATAAAGCCAATGTGTAGGCTTTTTTGTGACACCTTTATTTACCTTTTTACCCAAATATGCAATAAAGAACTTCACAACCTACCCTCGCACTGGAAACCTTGCTTGCCAAAGCCCCTAATCCCGGCACGAATCCGCGAGTGCAACAATGCGAATCGGAAGAATGGCGAAAAAACAAAGAACGAAAACAACGAAAAGTGTGTCAGCAACGCAAGCACTAATTTAATTAACGATGGTCACCTAAAAAAGGCAGCAAAATCGAAAACAGAATTCCTCACCAGATGAAATCCTTGCAGTGGCCGCAGTAAGTGGGATTCTTGAAGAACCGCACTCCGAACTTATGGCCGTTGACCACCTCGAGACCCTTCCGCTTCATGGCGCCCTTCCTCAATCGATTCTTCATGTAGTTGACGATGTTGGCCTCGCCAGTGATCTCCAGCAGATTGCTGGGGCCCTTGccagctgctcctccggcTGCAGGAGCCTTGGGTCCTTGGGCAGCACCGGGTGCCGAGGATGGGAGCACTGTGGCTCCCGGAGtggcaacagcagccgcagccaTCAGGAGATTAAATCAGGGAAACAGACAGCCAGGGAACTGCTCACAAAAAAGCTGACTCAGACCGCACGCCTCCAAGACCGTCCAGCAACTGACCCGGTCGGTCAGGTGGAGACCCCAAAAAAGCCACCGGGCAGCCAACAAAGTGCACACACAAAGTTGAAGGCGAGAAAATGACAGAGGAGGGTATGGGTATAAGACACAGGCTACTGGCTACAGCAAACAATTATGAAATACTACCCGTAAACGATTTTAACTaagccaaaaaaaattaaacactttaaaaattattattattttgttgcagtaatttagaattaaaattaaaaagcagTGTTTCATACATGAtacatataataaattaatgaaataccTACCTgttcaaattcaatttcaacAATGCCAAAGGACTGTGCagcaaaaaaaaccaaattaataACCAAACCTAAGTGATTTTTCGCGCATAATATTTACAATGCACTTAAATGGAATTTCATTACTAAAACTTTTCCATTACCgacaatttaaattattcaatcagcagctttttttaatatactcATAAAACATCAATTAACTGCGCTCAATTATGGGACCATTTAGCATAATTCTATTTGGCTGTAATTAGTGggagatatttttattaaatacatcatGAATGCATTATGGCCAATGGTTAtccgaaaacaaaaattgcattttgtttgTACATAATAAATGGGAAAGCTTAAATTGTGCAATTTAAAAGACTCACCTGAACAACAGTAATTGAAAGGGTCCCTGACTGCATAAGTGTCCCTACAGATCTTGCGTAAAGTTATGGGGATACCTTTCCCCTTTGGCGTAATCAGCACTTGCTCCGTGCTGATTCTGTTAGCAAAGCCCCCATCACAATTGTGACCATCTCCCAGGGCAACCCGTCAATTGAACAGAGGACCCAGCTGAACTGCCAACTGAAAGATGAGAGCGGAGGGCCAAGAACCCTTGCCAGCGGCAAGTGTAAACAGTTTGGGGAAGGTCAAGAAGGTGCTTACCTGGCCAGAAGACAAACATAATCATCATCAGAGGCATCGCTCCGGACAACTGCAGCAGTGACGTCAATGCAACAAGGGCGGGGGAGGTGGCAAACAGGGGGGTTGACTTGCGTTGGGTTGGGAAAATTGTGAAGAGCGGATGTGTCGGAGTGACTGTTGTCGATTGAGTACCTATACTCTGCGTCagttttgattaatttatgCAATTGCTGGCAGGGCAGGCACAGCCCCCCTTGCGACGCCCCTACCTGCCCAGCTGGCCTGTAGTGCACGGgtctaaaaatagaaatagaaaacGCAGAATTGAGCACAAAGTGCACACAGGACACAGAAGGACACACACTGTGGCAGGGCCAACGATGTGAAAGCGGTTAGCTGAAACACAAGCCGAAACAACTCAAAACGCTTAAAAAATACATGAAATGGGttggaaaatgcatttaagCGGAAATGAAAGAGCTTTGTCAGGGAAAAGTGTCATTAGAGCAGGTCCAAGTCAaagtatctgcatctgcagcGGCAcgcgtatctgtatctcagAAGTGCACTCAGTGAGTCGACAAATATGCACTCGGAGATTGCCCCGAACTACTGCACACCTGTCAGTGGAAACGGTATCCACCGGGCGGCTCTGCAGGCGGGGAGGGCATTGCAAATAGATTCCGTTGCCGTGGCAGCTTTGGCTTCAATTTACGTCATCATTTCCATGGCGTCGCCAAACAATTTTCCCCTCCATTTTTCCCTCTTAGCCGTTTCGCAAAAGCAGGCCAAGCCACAAAAGAGTCGGAGAGCCGCGTATAACACCTCTTGTTTGGCTTTACTTCCAGTTATTTACTTTGGCTTTCCCTACTTTGCTTTCATTTGCTTTTGGCCTAGACtgtgttttccctttttgccATTTCAACATTTGGCAATTCCGCTTGGCTACTTGTTAGCCGACTGCGTTTTGACCTGCGCCCTTAACACCTATTGATCTGCAGCGCACCTGTCGTGAGTTACTGTATAACGACCCCTAGAGCAGGGATTTTATGATCGCAGCAAAGGGTGGATTTTTGGGATTGGAGTTGGGATCATAATACCCcagcattttaatttatttaatttaatacctctaatattttgttcttataatagtttataaataaaataatatataataatgtataataatattttatatattttgtacttATGATGAAATAAGTAATGTAAAATAACctctttataaaatattctcTTAAATTATTAAGATCAGCATACCATATTTTATTGAGttgtttaattaattgcaCTTCTTACTCATTGCATATTTTAACTAACAAATACTAGTAAAATTTTTAtagtaataaatataattaatttaagtatACGATAGTATAAtataatccttaaaaatatattctaaataaaatacaaaaccaaataaaatttggcaataaacaacataacaaaataaaggaaatgaaattgtCAAGCAGATTGGGACATTAGAAAACAAATATAGATGAGTTTTCAGTAGACAGCTCAACAAATTGTTCTGTGAATTCGCGCCAAACACCAACTATTAGCCAGTTGTTGtctgtttttaaatgaaaatacccGTCCAAACTGCAAATCAACcatacacatacatacatgGTGGTAAAACCGCAGCAATTAGCCAAACAAGGGGCAAATGGCCGACCATAATTAACAGTGGCTCATAAAGTTGAGCGGACACCATTGTGCGAGCTGACAAGACCGCAACAAAACGGCAAACTGGACAACTGGACACCAGCCATTGACCAGTGGGCACGAGCCGGACTAACTGCCCCCAAACTCTGTGATTTGTTTATACGGCTCTCAGCAATGTCGTGACGTTTGGCCCAGCTTGGGAAGCGACAGGGAGAGCAAACAACAAATTGGCAACATGCTGGGGGCAGGCCGGAGTAcggggcgtatacgcaatCTGTTATACCAAAAAGTCGCCGGCAAGTGGCGAAGAGCGCCTGCGCCGTCCAGCCAGTGGGAAAACTATCCCAAAAACTGGCTCTGGAAAATCCTTGCAGCCAGTCGCACTCGCAGGCGCTACGGGGCAGGTTGTTCGCAACGGCAGcacacgcggcgtatacgtaacgtGGCAAAGGGCACGCTGGTTTCGTGCGGCGAGTGAAGGTGCTGCAGTCCCAGACCATTATCCCATCAATTAGAACCCCAGAGGGGGCAGAGGACTCACCTGATTCTTGTGCCTAAACCATTTTATTTGGTGCACAAACAGTTGGCGTAAACAAAACGTGTCCAAGGCACTGGAAGAGCCAGCCACATCCATCGCTCTGCCTGGAAATTGCGTCAGGCTCACGCAGCTTCCACGAAGGTTTCGTGGGAAACTGGCGATGCTGCTGTGCGACATTCACCGTTCTGAGTTGGCCCCAACTGCACGTGGGCCAGCTTTCAGTTTCGGTGCCATTTAACCCCTGAACACCAAGAGCAGCCCATAGAGCATACCATAAATAAATCCAGAAGCCAGCCTGTAATCAGACAGGCAATCTTCCCCATCCCTCAGTGCGTGTCGCGCCCTGTGATTCCGGCTTTTGTGCAACTGTCTACCGTGTAATTGAAATTAATGATCATTGTGCCTGGCTGTGTAATTCCATAAAATAACTCTAATGTCCCGCACTGAATCTTAAAGAAACCGCGGCACTCTGATTTATGAAAGTGCCACCCTGAGGGACGAATATCACTCAGTTCGGCGAAATTCATCTCGCAAATTGATGTGTGACAGCGAGGTGTGAAATATTGTCCAGGGAAGATAGCAAAGGGTTATTCTCCTGTGAGAAAGAAGCGAGAGTCTCCAGGGCAAGGATTTGTTTATGTAAAATTTCAGAAGAATTTCACTTAGTTTTTGTTCTTAAGAAGATTTTGTActtgagtaattttaaatcaataggAAAGGTTTCTTCTCCCTTGAGAAGGAAGTGGTAGAAAGTCTCCAGTGaactgattttttatttatctatcAACTTAGCTTTTGttcttaaataatttgaaatcaaGTGCATTTTGTTGACCCCTTATTCTCTTAAAATGGTGTGAAATATATCTCAATCTAAGCAAGATTTGCAATCATTGAACTCCCTTTACAGAGTGCAAAATTGATTGCAGCTCATTAGCGGCAATttagaaaacagaaaacagaatgcgaaggaaaaagaaaagtgtAATGATAGCCACCAGGAACCCAATCCGACTTTAGTGCCAATAGTGCAGTAGTGTCGTGTTGTTCGTGTCCATGTTGTGATTACATAATGAGGCGCTGCTGAGAGTCAAAGTTAAAGGAGAAGTTGCCCAGTTCAGCGAGCCCACAGCCAGGCAGCCAAGCCATATCTCAACTCGCCGCAACGAACTCAGCCAAAGGAAAGGGAAGACAGAAGCACATCAAGGAGCCCAAGGAGCCTAAGGAGCCGGAGGATGCCCTTCGGGCGCAAGTCCCCGCTGGAGGCCCTGGCCCTCCCCGGCGTGATGCTCGCCTACAAGTACAGCCAGTTCCGCCAGAGACGCCGGGAGGCCGCCAGCCGACGGGTCACCGAGCGCGAACTCTCGGCGCTGCACCATAAAATCGTGAGTACAAGCGGCGAGCATCGGAAAACAAAGTCATTTCTCAAAGCCAGCGGGCGGGTATATTCGCTCTGCAGCGGGAGTGCCTAGCCCTAAAAAGGAGAGTCCTGATTAGCACTACGAGGTCTGTAACTTCTGAGGATGTCACTTACTTCTGACCGAAAAAAGTTATTAGCAGATATATTGTGGGTGAATAGATTCTTTAGATACATAGGTACAGGAACTTATGAGAAACCTCATAAAGTCTAATgagtatttactttttttcttttaggaaaaatataaaaatattagttcagtgtttttatttctaattaaaattaataaaattatcaatatatGTACAAaggttattttaaatttaaagcttATTTCTAAAAAGTGTTACTTTATACTTTAAAGAGAAGCTTATAGCAAGAGTGCGACCAAaagtatttacaaaataatacagTTTTCAAAGGAAAAAAACTATAATGGTGTATTttctagaaaataaatattttttaaatcatttttagacaccaaaacaacattttggaaatttttaGAGTATAAGAATCACATATTTTCTTCTGGAAGATACAGTACTTTATAAATAGTAGAAGTTTAGTAGTAGAAAATGTTTCCGAAAACTTCTCTTTTATTCGTGAACGATAAAACATCTAATATAAATCGCAGTACAGGGTACTTAAAAGTTCATTATCCGAACATattcttccttttttgtttatgtaccGGCTTGGTACCTTCGGCTCCCACGCCTTCGCCTGCGAGCCATAAAACGTAACGCAATAAAAGAAGCGAGACGAAGGGAAAAACAGAGACGGGCGTTTATCAAAAGCAGGCGAAACGCGGGCGAATGTCGGGAGAAAGTCGGAGGAAAGTCGGGCATCATTAGCCGCGTGGGGCGGTGGCAGAGCTGTCCGAAAAAGAAACGCCTCGGCTCTTGAGCCCTTTTAAAGTGCTGTTTGTTTTGCTCCGGCCTCTCACACTTACAGCTGGCAaatagttataaaaataaaaggcacacaCAGCCATCAAACACATCAAAACAAGGTGAGAGCGGGCTGAGCTCGGCTTGTCATGGCCCGCAAAAGTAGGCAATAAAAAACGCCATAACTTGCCATAGTtcacatgtgtgtgtgtgtgtcgctCTAAacttatttgcattttaaggGTCAATAAAAAGTGTACAAGAAGGCAGGAAGCCAAAGTCAAAAAAAGTTTTGCCATCGAGATTTCTTTGGCCAATTGCCGTAACATTTTGCTATTTTATGAGATACACACTTTGATCTTGGCCACAAAAGGAGCCAGGAGACTATAATAGATTGTCATCATGGAGTTTACTATAAATGAGGAactgcaaaaaaattaaataagcagagggtttatatatatatatatatcctatATAAAAAGtgatgatttaaaatttaaaagtattttcagTTAACATTATTTTGACttcgatttttaattaaatttctataatagaaataatataataaatttcatccctgttaaattttttaaaatatttgtttcttagtcttaaattaaaaatccaaaCTAAATTCATCATTTTGATCTTTATTTTTCAACCTTTTTTGTGAGCCCTGCATAGCCATTATAATCTTTACTTTGACTATAAACCAGCAGTAAATGCATAAGTTGCCCCATTAAACCCTTGTCTAAAAAAGTTAGCATCATTTAGTGTACCAACACTACGAACAGCGTTTCAGAGGGAAAGATTAAGTTGTAAAGCCCGactcatttgcatttgctaCAGCACCGAAATGTGCAACGCGGCCGACTGCAAAGTGCTAAGTTCACTTGGGATTTTACGAGACTTGTTTGAAATTTATGACTTTCAAAGCCATAgacagccacgcccacttgcCAAACACACTCGCACCCTCTCACCCGCTTGTCCGCACTCAAGCACTTATATAAggagagcagcagcaacaaacacAACAATTGCCAAGTGCACAAACAGGGAAAAAGTGAAATGCTGGCACTACTAAGCTGGGCTCAACtgttttgcataaaatccGATGCGTGACTGTAATTTCTCTACGGCGACCTTGAAAAGCGGCTCACACCAGCACCCGATACATTTGCAAGCACACGAAAAATGCTTTTATGCAACATTAAAATTCACAAAAGCATGGCCAGACTGCCTTTCGCAAAATGCTTTTACAATTAAATGGCCCTTGGTTGGCAATTTCGCTGCCACTTTCTGCTGCCTGAATGGGGAATTCGGGCTGGAACTCTGAGTCAGACTAATTACAAAGCAAGTCCCTTAAAGTAACAACTATCAAAATGccaaaaccatttaaatgaattaaaacAGTTTTATTTAGAAGAGTATAtactttacattttcaaattgaCCAAGTGATTTCAAGTACTATATCTATGTGTTTATAAAGTCAAATGTATTAACATTTTTCGTCACATACGTCATACGACCTTGTTTAGGGATGTTTTCGCTGAAAAAGAGCAAACAAATTG is part of the Drosophila biarmipes strain raj3 chromosome 2R, RU_DBia_V1.1, whole genome shotgun sequence genome and encodes:
- the LOC108036653 gene encoding protein kinase C, eye isozyme, giving the protein MAAAAVATPGATVLPSSAPGAAQGPKAPAAGGAAGKGPSNLLEITGEANIVNYMKNRLRKGAMKRKGLEVVNGHKFGVRFFKNPTYCGHCKDFIWGFGKQGFQCEECRFNIHQKCCKFVVFKCPGKDTDFDADCAKVKHGWISTTYTTPTFCDECGLLLHGVAHQGVKCENCNLNVHQACQETVPPMCGADISEVRGKLLIYVELKGNNLKVDIKEAANLIPMDTNGFSDPYIAVQMHPDRSGRTKKKTKTIQKNLNPVFNETMTFELQPQDRDKRLLIEVWDWDRTSRNDFMGSFSFSLEELQKEPIDGWYKFLSQVEGEHYNIPCVDAFNDIARLRDEVKHDRRPNEKRRMDNKDMPHNMSKRDMIRAADFNFVKTIGKGSFGKVLLAERRGTDELYAVKVLRKDVIIQTDDMELPMNEKRILALSGRPPFLVSMHSCFQTMDRLFFVMEYCKGGDLMYHMQQYGRFKESVAIFYAVEVAIALFFLHDRDIIYRDLKLDNILLDGEGHVKLVDFGLSKEGVTDRQSTRTFCGTPNYMAPEIVSYDPYSIAADWWSFGVLLFEFMAGQAPFEGDDDNAVFRNIKDKKAVFPKHFTVEAMDIITSFLAKKPNNRLGAGRYARQEITTHPFFASIDWEKAEAGEMEPPIKPRIKHRKDISNFDDAFTKEKTDLTPTDKLFMMNLDQNDFIGFSYMNPEFITII